Genomic segment of Ostrinia nubilalis chromosome 10, ilOstNubi1.1, whole genome shotgun sequence:
TGCCATCAGGATAGTTTAATGTAAATATAAGTTTGCCATGGAAGTTGCATTAAACAATATTgaaattaacaaattataatttaattatgtagaAAATATGAATCATAGTATTGATTCATGTATGTATAATCACAAAATAGTGGTCTGGTTTTAACATGTTTTATACACATAGTAATGTCTTCTAAATAACGTtgtacctatttgaaataaGCTTGTACATAAACGAATTAGTCAGTgagatttttaagttatttaattttataataaatccccttaacttgtctttatctaaATGTTTTGCTTAGTTACTCTCACAAATTGGTTTAATCCAAGACGTAGACGGaatattgttttttattggCTACTATATGTAGTTAATTTTACTTGCAagaataaagatttttattattttcatgggGTAAATATTCTTTCATCAATATTAAATGAAGGAAGCCTATTTTAATGCAGAACTGTCCATTAATTTGATTGCAATACCTGTGTAATAAGGAATTGATTGGAGGGAATAAAATAAGTTAACTATAAATACAGAGTTTAATAAATGGTTAACAGTTAATTAGACGAGGGCTAAATTTGAACGGGGCCTAAAGTATTTTCCCAAGTGAAAAGAAAGTTATCTTTATGTAATTTTTGTATTAACATTTGTTTTTGACAAATTATAACTCGATTTTAGTTAATTAACTTCAATTTATGATGTACTTAATATAAAGTAGCATGACAGTTTTTAATTAGGTTTTATGTATATTaatgaactagctttccgcccgcggcttcgcccgcgtggaattttgtctgtcacagaaaaactttatcgcgcgcgtccctgtttcaaaaaccgggataaaaactatcctatgttctttcccgggactcaaactatctctatgccaaatttcatcaaaatcggttgcgaggtttaagcgggaaagcgtaacagacagacagacagacagacagacagacagagttactttcgcatttataatattagttgggatgataaaatatagaaaattaataaataaaatgttacaaatttataataatgtttttaattttatacctaGCTTATTCGTGTCATGCTCTGGGGCGGGACCACCTTAACGTAGGTACATATAATATATACgaaagaaatgtataaaatatgtatataattgtagacttagttaaaaaaaatgtatatctatagttttgttgtaaacattaattcaaaGTGGTCCCGCCGGAGAGCATACTCCCTAGCGGGACCACCTAGAAGATTTCGTTACTGAAGGTTTCTGAATTCGTTTATAAGCCcattaaaatgtatattaaatgtatacaaatctgctatactcaattttttatttgatttagtatAAACCGATTTACGGcaaatttaaaatttcctttcggaacatttaggggagactggcccaaagcgggcaccTTAAGGTAAAATAGGAAAAAAACATACAGATTATGCAAAACGAAATAAGTTTTTATGACATAAGCTCAAAgtggcacagcgtgctatggagagggctatgctcggtgtttctttacgagatcatcgttacattccctctaatatggtcgagtgaagcgatggctggttcactcgtcatgtctgtgaacaggcgctgctttcggggactggtcaatccaagttattcaaatttattaatgcgagtcatttctactagtatttaagtatcttaatctgtaagtctagatattagcacgttactaccttgtttaatataccacgcaattttgtatacccattcttgtaagatacaccatacaagaatgcgtggtaaattcagtgaactgctcctgaatcaaatgtacctactactgctttttctatttatttatattaaccggcagacagtggtgactgactgagtttgttgcggcgcttcttctcagcacttgccaaatgttggtctcgaagcgctggtataaaaagattatgagacatgtagaggctccttaagaacaaaatgacgatttgtaagaactatttattagtctaaacaaataaagaaattttgactttgactttgagatcgaatcagaaatgaagagatccgtaaacgaactaagtaaagtcgctgacatagcccgacggattagcaagctgaagtggcaatgggcagggcacataggacGCAGAGCTGACATGCAACTTTGAGCTTGTTTATAAGGCCCATGTTGCGTCTTACCCAGTTTCGATTGGGAGCTAGATTCTCAAGATTGTTGACAATATGTCTACCTCGCACAAAAGATTCAGCTACGTAGattcaatttcgagaaagaggtcaatcgtcgcatccaactcggctgggcagcattcagtaaactacgcaacatcttttcattcaaaatatctcagtacctaaagacgaaagtctacaaccaggTGTGCGTGTGCTAACAATGATGATAATAGGTACGGCTCAGAAACGTGTCCTCTCACTATGGGCTGTTGATTAGATACAAATATTGCCTTTAAAGTTGGTAAAAAAGggagtaaaattaaaataggggATGAAATTTTTTGTGGAAATTCCATTTCACATAGTATTCATGCTCATGAGATTCGCTTCACTCACTCACTTCTCATTTCACATGTGTTTTTTTCTTggtgcccgctttgggccagtctcccctaaatgttccgaaaggaaattttaaatttgCCGTAAATCGGTTTatactaaatcaaataaaaaattgagtatagcagatttgtatacatttaatatacatttttatggtcTTATAAACGAATTCAGAAACCTTCAGTAACGAAATCTTCTAGGTGGTCCCGCTAGGGAGTATGCTCTCCGGCGGGACCACtttgaattaatgtttacaacaaaactatagatacacattttttttaactaagtctacaattatatacatattttatacatttctttcGTATATATTATATGTACCTACGTTAAGGTGGTCCCGCCCCAGAGCATGACACGCTTATTCCCATCTACTGATGTAGTGTTCATTATCCCTTTGCAAAAAAACCGCGCCTACTTTTCTGTAACCactgaaatagttattttaaaaccCTTCAACATTTTCCAACTTTTATTCCCTTCTTTAGCTCTACATCAGTGGTTACAAAATGAGTTCACTTCTTCCAGGTCAATGCATCTTCCGTGTGACGAACAACAGGTTGTCGTTATAATTTTGCTAGAGTTCAGTGAGAAAAACTAAAAAATCGTACTCTTTACACCTTCGCTGCCAGCCTAAAAATGGCACTGTTCCGTTCGGGCCATGGGGGACAATGATGGGCGACACTTTAACTTTCCGTTCGGGCCGCGTCGGACAATGATGACCGCGAGTCAGACCTATGTTTAAACCTCTGTATTGAGCCGATGGACAGCATTTCTTCAATAATTCTCATATAAGCTGACCCGCGCGGCTCCCAAGATTAGTGTACGTCACTTGGTTCTCAGGTAAAGTTCGGACTTAGAAGAAAAAATGTGGATAACGGTAGCGCAATGAAACATGGTAATTATACAATGCATTTTTGCAAATTTATCAACTTTTTAGCAAGATAATAacggtttattaattaaaacatatcgtttacttattttatataatttataatatgcaggacaataaaaaaaaatcactttcaTTGTTGAACAACCACTTTGTATCAAGGGttggtacaggtactaagttctttGTACAGCTACAAAACTTATGCCATTTAAAACCTTATTAGTGGCATAAATTATTGTACTTATTAGATGCTTACACCTAGCAGGATTGTcgagaaaaatagatttgtttaatgtatgaaaaaacattttttctcttATCGATACTCTATTctagaacttttttttattattcatgtaGGTCAAATTATTGGCATGTTAAATCAGCTatgtcattataattatttttaattttaagtatatttttaaatattatttgtagatATACTGACAATtcaatattgttttgaaaaaagAACCGATCGAAAGTGACACTACAGTGATGgatgaaaaattctaaatacaGTCAAACAATTTCTAAAACGTCAAGTCGCAAAAATTGGATTAATAACCCAGTTGTTAGTAGCACCTTCCTGtaaatttcataattatatgGCTGTCCAACGAGGCAAAAATGGGAACTAATGGttcagtattgatagtagcgccttcCTGGCAATGCCATAGCTGGGACGGCTCAGTTTTGGACAACTTTTATACGAATTATTGATcaattcaattttttaaataaaatttaaaccttttttaattaaaacaatttgaaaaaaatcacttttagcgTTCCTTTTACGGTATcatcgatttatttattattatttttaatcactaTTTAAGACTTATCCTGCTAGTTTCGTTTCTCATTTTATACCTTATATTATTCCTATTTATGCGTAATATAATATATCAAAAACCTACCAATGTacaactctttatttttttggttGTTCTCCTTTTTTTTTGGATGCGAGCGGGGATGGTCGACAACATGACCGCGTGGCCTTACGGAACGGATTTTCGAATTTTCGCTCGCTGGGGCCATGGGGGTCAATGATGTCCGACGCTTAATAATTCGATGTAGAGACTCAAAAACAACTATATGTTAATAAAAtcctttatttatgtttataatgtaacgatttaacaaaaaaaaacaatcgacgaaaattgaaaaaaaatgaaatttttactTGGCCTGGTAGGAAAGTGCAGTGTCGGACAACATTGACCGCGTTGGCGTTCAATGTGTTATGTGATTGCTTTTCTAAAATGcctatcaataaaataataaatttaattataattacattATAATTTAGATACCTTAATAGTCTGGATGCTGCCGTTGGCTCCATATCATAAATATTATAGCATAAGAGCGTCGGACTCGCACACGAAAGGTTCCGTACACAGAtaaggatagatgcagcatgtgtcaaaatttgtatgaagccgagcgtgccactttttaaacgtcattagtgtcattttagcgaattttagtgattgccgcaacgtaaaagtaatcgtatcatcgtactgcattcgcaaagtcatcgactgatatcgtgtgactcgattcaaaaattaattaaatccgataaaactgatattttgttaaatttatagctagtctgactgtggattaaaataattatgtagcggtagacgttattctacaattctacattattaatttgcaaataatatttttgttgtgcctaatgtttatgaaagtaatgatcgttattccattatgttaaatagtactactagtaattcatacttaattccatacttttaaatatcctagtaagtaaatgacctactttcataaaataaagactattttactcaagctttttatttttaataaatgtaaaaatgcgtagttttgcatGCAAAAACGTATTGAcgttttttttcataaagctaagtcaggtacctagttttgaagatatttctaaacgacaaaatctcGGGCGTCGTATACATAGTAGTAATAGTGTATACTGCGATCACTGACATAACTTCTTGATTTGTATATTTCGACGTTATACAGTGCACTCTGTCTTCCGCGATCACTGatctaacttgttttataattcttcttctgctactttattctaattgattacatatttgttactcgttgctgttaattacaattctcaatccgtaaataatttcttctctctaccgtgttcgtactactgtcctcgtaaaatcatcgtatccgattgttgtaatcggattacatgaacatcactcgaccatgtatgtccatttggacatatcggaatggcacgctttgactagcaacttgctgtatctactctaatccatatctgtggttccgtactatcattaatttttaacagGGCCAACATGATTTCTTCTACTGTTTACTGGCAAAACCCAGTGCGATctaataattaaattacttcTTTTTTCAATCCGTAGTCTCTTTTACGCATATTTCCTAGGTATATTTGTTTGTCTTTTCGCGATCAAAACGACTAGGTGTAGGAACATAACAGCCACGATCGACCGGTTACCCCTGatttaatattatgattaaCCTACGcgtttaaattatgtaggtagagttTTTGTTATATTTGTCGTTTTTAGTGACCtagaatttttttacatttcaatTTTGGTAAGTGTTATGTTCGAGCCTGCTGACAAGATAATGCTGTTAAAGATAGTAGTGGTGGACATACACATACACGTACAAGTCGGAATTTTAGCACAGTTCTATTGGCGCCATTGAATGAATATCGAACTTGGGTACAACCATCTTAAGTATGAGGTTACCCCTCTACCTACCCTACTATTTTAGAATTCTGTGGGAAAACTGATCCCATTGTAGtggaattttaatttgttatctCCATTTACATTTCCTGCGTGCATCTACTACCCACATAGGATGATGTAAACAAGGTTGTATGGAATCGATTAGTTGCGCGCGCAAGCTCTTCAGTCGTGTCGTGCTGCCACTGGCAGTATTGCAAAAATCGTCAGCTGGCTCATAATAACCAGgtatttacgtatttattctatgtaattaaattaaactttttgttttctctCTAAGATTAATTATGTAACTATTGTTCGGAGTAGAGATAATTACAGCACATGATTTACTACAGCTTACAGAAAGAAAGGCTCTGAAAATCGATTTTCATAAGAGTGTATCAGTgttgaaaatgtttttgaatcGTCAAAAACTAGAGCCAATGAAGCGGTTCTTAAAATAAATCACGTGGAATATTGACAGGTTCTATAAACACATCTTACTACTCCATGAAATAAACAAGTGAGGTTGTTGCTCGTATACATAGAGGAATTAACGACTATGCTCGTATATTCCGTTCTTTCTAGTCTTGATGATAGTTAATGTTGTTTCTTTAGAAATCAAGAATCAAAGAAATCTACTACCTATATCAAAGGGTGGCAACAACATAGATAAAATACTTTCtaatgaagtaggtacctataaattaatacttacctCTGTTTTCCAGGCAAGATGCCGGGGGCCCGACACAAAATCTTGGGGCATGTGCTCTCGGGGTTCTGCCACAAGATGAATCGGCGTAAGCCCCTGCACGGGGACTCTTTGGACACGCCGCTCAACCGCTGCCTCACCACATTCGACATTACTCTTCTTGGTAAGTTCAACCTCTGTCAAGTTAATCACGGGTTAATAAGCTTAAAAACGAACTTGCGAGACGTAATTttgatcaaattaaaaaaaaaaaatgaactgtATAAGTATAATCTTCTGAAATGTCTGATGGATTTCAAATTTTACCCCGTTGTCATTAGCATGCATGCTTTGTCACTAATAATGATTTATCATCTTACTAAATTCCAATAAAGACACATCTTTACTTGCCTGGCCATACCTTACCAACTTGTTGAAGGACATCTTACACAACGTTTCTTCGATAAGTTCTGAAGTTCTATTCTACATTTTAAAGTTAGCAGACAATTATACTTACTTATGTTCACCAATATTGCTTAAATTCCATTTTAGGTGTTGGGCACATGGTGGGCGCAGGCATATACGTGCTGACGGGCACCGTCGCCCGTCACATGGCGGGCCCGGCCACTGCTCTCAGCTTCCTCCTGGCTGGCGTGACCTCCACACTGGCAGCGCTGTGCTACGCTGAGTTTGGAACCAGAATCCCGAGAGCTGGTAGCGCTTACGCGTACACCTACGTCAGCATCGGAGAGTTTTGGGCCTTCATCATTGGGTGGAACATCGTTCTGGAATATATGATAGGTAGGCGATCTTACCCACAAAAGTTAACATTTATCAGCAGCGTAATCATGATGCTCGTTTAGACACTTAACAACTTGGTATTTACTTTCAGGTGCCGCCTCTGTTGCGAGGGCGTGGTCTGGCTATTTGGATGCAATGCTGGACGGTGCTATAAGTAATGCGACAATATCGATAACTGGAGAACTTCACGAGACACTTCTCAGCAGATACCCAGATGTTTTAGCATTTCTTATATGCATTGTAGCTTCATTGATATTAGCTGTCGGAGTCAAAACGTCGGCCTACATAAATAATGGCCTCACAATTCTCAATCTTTTAGTGATATCGCTTGTTATATTTTTAGGTTTCTATTACGCTGATATTAGCAATTGGTCTCCGAAGAACGGTGGTTTCATGCCGTATGGGTTTAGTGGAGTCTTAGCAGGAGCTGCTACTTGTTTTTACGCCTTTGTCGGTTTCGATAGTATTTCTGCTTCGAGCGAGGAGGCAAAAGATCCATCCCGATCTATTCCGATCGCCACTATTCTCTCCATGGCGGTCGTGGCGTTTGGGTACATTCTGGTTGCCATAGCTCTAACATTGATGGTACCCTATAAGAGTATCAATCCTGAGGCTGCTTTGCCAGCAGCTCTAGGGGCAGTTCACGCTGATTGGGCGAAGTATGCCGTCGCCGTCGGTGCAGTTTGTGGTATGACCACCACGTTACTGGGAtcactgtttgctttaccaAGATGTTTGTATGCCATGTCAGCCGATGGGTTGCTCTTTGGATTTCTTAGTGACGTTAACAACAAGTCCCAAATTCCCATTTCTAATCTTATCATCTCTGGATTCTCATCTGCTATCATTGCTTTATTGTTCGACTTGGAGAAGTTGGTAGAGTTCATGTCAATAGGAACATTGCTGGCTTATACGATTGTTAGCGCTGCCGTCATCATTTTGCGGTACCGGCCTATTCCTTCGGTAGATGACAAAAGCTTTGGCGTGCCTCAGCTGGACTCGCCAATCGATCGCGAGGATAGCTCAGCTACTGGCACCCCAGCAACCGATGgaggatcatcatcatctgaggtaataaaaaatcataaaccTTATAACATGCGTATTAAAACTCAAGCAAACGCAAACTAACTGGGTTgacattttgatatttttgataaattaattaaattgagaGGTCTATGCCTAAAGAGGCCCTTACGACTCATAAAGTAATCAATATTGTGGTTTGTTAGATTTGATATCCGAAAAA
This window contains:
- the LOC135075119 gene encoding cationic amino acid transporter 4; the encoded protein is MPGARHKILGHVLSGFCHKMNRRKPLHGDSLDTPLNRCLTTFDITLLGVGHMVGAGIYVLTGTVARHMAGPATALSFLLAGVTSTLAALCYAEFGTRIPRAGSAYAYTYVSIGEFWAFIIGWNIVLEYMIGAASVARAWSGYLDAMLDGAISNATISITGELHETLLSRYPDVLAFLICIVASLILAVGVKTSAYINNGLTILNLLVISLVIFLGFYYADISNWSPKNGGFMPYGFSGVLAGAATCFYAFVGFDSISASSEEAKDPSRSIPIATILSMAVVAFGYILVAIALTLMVPYKSINPEAALPAALGAVHADWAKYAVAVGAVCGMTTTLLGSLFALPRCLYAMSADGLLFGFLSDVNNKSQIPISNLIISGFSSAIIALLFDLEKLVEFMSIGTLLAYTIVSAAVIILRYRPIPSVDDKSFGVPQLDSPIDREDSSATGTPATDGGSSSSEMFEALTVGRLRPQYAWLEPLAGGRAPGAAVSGCVYTFTAAAAALCAHNHFLAEPAGLWALLPDFVLYLIIIACLVIIKAHQQSPTRLPFRVPWVPFLPAASVLLNVELMVNLGALTWARFAIWMTFGLLLYFLYGIHHSKLGEGVTGLLSRSGSGGGHSGGWGAVEKTSALARRVGRLGRASKSDDRKPIICDEELDRRDP